In Planctomycetia bacterium, a single window of DNA contains:
- a CDS encoding GlsB/YeaQ/YmgE family stress response membrane protein, with the protein MDFELPPEAQRWVNDVLVWIGFGTLVGLLAKAIMPGRDPGGAVATIMMGILGTIIGCGTLLFFGADRPITPISPIGLLVATTGAFVLLAFYRIMAGHWFRDGVRQPMLRRRVRAPKYAEVEQVVYEEP; encoded by the coding sequence ATGGATTTTGAATTGCCGCCCGAGGCCCAACGCTGGGTCAATGACGTGCTGGTTTGGATTGGGTTCGGCACGTTGGTCGGACTGTTGGCGAAAGCCATCATGCCGGGCCGCGACCCCGGCGGCGCGGTGGCGACGATCATGATGGGCATTCTCGGCACCATCATCGGCTGCGGCACGCTGCTGTTCTTCGGAGCGGATCGCCCCATCACGCCGATCAGCCCCATCGGTTTACTGGTCGCCACGACCGGCGCGTTCGTACTCCTGGCCTTCTACCGGATCATGGCCGGTCACTGGTTCCGTGACGGCGTCCGTCAGCCCATGCTCCGGCGCCGCGTGCGGGCGCCCAAGTATGCGGAAGTCGAGCAAGTGGTGTACGAAGAGCCGTAG